One genomic segment of [Phormidium] sp. ETS-05 includes these proteins:
- a CDS encoding DUF4349 domain-containing protein: MTKLKNMSSQNLVNPNHHQPSTSHRRNLITLTLLLLAPIVLPSCSYVQKATNMSQGRENAVISPPGIAPSMPATQAELMPPNGSPMALVNTDIPRAQPQLIKRAELSVKVDSIDDSIQAISEVIKQAQADLISFQDRKPPTASLSHSVSMEIRVPQERLEATVNALANLGTVLHRSLNAEDVSDQLVDNDARLRNLRRQEELVLRIMDRSGSVKDMMDAAQQLGQIREAIERLDAQVKYLQQQVTYSTISLELEAAPTEEAQPEIPLETQLKETWNGALDSVTDFSITLLKLSIYLLVYSPYLLVALAFIFISYKLLAKPKIQDTKPAPAQHKQDTPPTPIAEDPPAPVANQEMANATASRTNGVVLNGEIPPLKEADLPSLQEPVGTTRK, encoded by the coding sequence ATGACCAAACTCAAAAATATGTCTAGCCAGAACTTGGTTAACCCCAACCATCATCAACCATCTACCAGCCATAGACGGAACTTAATTACCCTGACTTTGCTGTTGCTCGCCCCGATCGTCCTACCGAGTTGCAGCTACGTCCAAAAAGCCACCAATATGTCCCAAGGCCGAGAAAATGCCGTCATCAGTCCTCCGGGGATAGCACCCTCGATGCCAGCAACCCAGGCAGAATTGATGCCCCCCAATGGCTCGCCAATGGCTTTGGTCAACACTGATATTCCCAGAGCCCAACCCCAACTCATCAAAAGGGCAGAATTATCGGTAAAAGTAGATTCTATTGATGATAGCATTCAAGCCATTTCTGAAGTTATCAAACAAGCTCAGGCAGACTTGATATCCTTCCAAGACCGCAAGCCTCCAACCGCCAGCCTCTCCCACAGCGTCTCAATGGAAATTCGCGTTCCCCAAGAACGCCTCGAAGCCACAGTGAACGCCCTCGCCAACCTGGGGACTGTACTGCATCGTTCTTTGAACGCTGAAGATGTGTCAGACCAATTAGTGGATAATGATGCCCGCCTACGCAACCTGCGGCGACAAGAAGAGTTAGTATTGCGGATTATGGATCGCTCCGGCTCCGTCAAAGATATGATGGATGCGGCGCAGCAGCTCGGACAAATCCGCGAAGCGATCGAGCGTCTCGACGCCCAAGTAAAATACTTGCAGCAACAAGTAACCTACTCCACTATTTCCCTAGAGTTAGAAGCAGCCCCAACAGAAGAAGCCCAGCCCGAAATCCCTCTAGAAACCCAGCTCAAGGAAACTTGGAACGGCGCCCTAGATTCCGTCACCGACTTTAGCATCACCCTGCTGAAGCTGAGCATCTACCTCCTCGTGTATAGCCCCTACCTCTTAGTAGCTCTTGCCTTTATCTTCATCAGCTACAAACTCCTGGCTAAACCCAAAATCCAAGACACCAAACCCGCTCCAGCACAACACAAACAAGACACCCCCCCAACCCCGATCGCCGAGGATCCCCCAGCCCCAGTAGCTAACCAGGAAATGGCCAACGCCACCGCTTCCCGCACTAATGGTGTGGTGCTAAATGGGGAAATACCACCCTTGAAAGAAGCCGATTTGCCCTCCTTACAAGAGCCCGTAGGCACCACCCGTAAATAA